A stretch of the Nicotiana tabacum cultivar K326 chromosome 6, ASM71507v2, whole genome shotgun sequence genome encodes the following:
- the LOC107794053 gene encoding small ribosomal subunit protein bTHXc-like, with the protein MASLLIGSLPMASKSMVPISPNLSFSHSHSIAGTVTIAATPSSFSANSSSLPLIYCGRGDKKTAKGKRFNHSFGNARPRNKKKGRGPPRVVAPPAAPKRDPFDDGQVIKIEINE; encoded by the exons ATGGCGTCGTTGTTAATTGGCTCGCTCCCTATGGCCTCAAAATCCATGGTGCCCATCTCTCCTAATTTATCCTTTTCGCACTCTCACTCCATCGCCGGAACTGTCACAATTGCCGCAACGCCTTCATCTTTTTCTGCGAATTCCTCCAGCCTCCCACTGA TTTACTGCGGGAGAGGGGACAAGAAGACTGCCAAAGGCAAGCGATTCAATCACTCCTTTGGGAAT GCAAGGCCAAGGAACAAGAAGAAGGGAAGAGGACCACCTAGGGTTGTGGCGCCTCCAGCTGCTCCAAAGAGAGATCCATTTGATGATGGCCAGGTCATTAAAATTGAGATTAATGAATGA